In Lutra lutra chromosome 5, mLutLut1.2, whole genome shotgun sequence, a single genomic region encodes these proteins:
- the RFESD gene encoding LOW QUALITY PROTEIN: Rieske domain-containing protein (The sequence of the model RefSeq protein was modified relative to this genomic sequence to represent the inferred CDS: inserted 3 bases in 2 codons): MPPTFCQHTFXDYQCGGRSGTTFRGWGGWRSSACXVSGAGRSRVTWATSLRPTEAPRGAQNPGRRSRVTRAPRLACLAEAERGTGGSMDVDGSEQDPEMKEYSSVYVGREEDIKKSERMTAVVHDREVVIFYHKGEYHAMDIRCYHSGGPLHLGDIEDFDGRPCIVCPWHKYKITLATGEGLYQSINPRDPSAKPKWCSKGVKQRIHTVTVDNGNIYVTLSNEPFKCDSDFYATGNFKVIRSSF, encoded by the exons ATGCCACCTACGTTTTGTCAGCACACTT ACGACTATCAGTGCGGAGGTCGCAGCGGAACAACGttcagagggtggggagggtggaggtcATCCGCCTG AGTCTCCGGGGCCGGACGCTCTCGGGTCACGTGGGCGACTTCGCTCCGCCCCACGGAGGCTCCGCGCGGTGCTCAGAACCCTGGCAGGCGCAGTAGGGTCACGCGGGCTCCGCGGCTGGCTTGTCTCGCGGAGGCGGAGCGAGGAACTGGAGGAAG TATGGATGTTGATGGCTCTGAACAAGATCCCGAAATGAAGGAATATTCTTCTGTCTATGTTGGCAGAGAAGAGgacattaaaaaatctgaaagaatgacAGCTGTTGTGCATGATAGAGAAGTGGTCATTTTCTACCACAAAGGAGAGTATCATGCTATGGATATTCGCTGTTACC actCAGGAGGACCTTTACATTTGGGAGATATAGAG gattttgatggacgaCCATGTATAGTTTGCCCCTGGCATAAATACAAAATTACTTTGGCAACAGGAGAAGGACTATATCAGTCTATAAACCCTAGAGATCCATCAGCAAAACCCAAGTGGTGCTCCAAAGGAGTAAAGCAAAGGATTCATACAGTGACAGTGGACAATGGGAATATTTATGTGACTCTTTCTAATGAACCTTTTAAGTGTGACTCTGATTTTTATGCCACTGGAAACTTCAAAGTTATTCGGAGTTCTTTCTGA
- the SPATA9 gene encoding spermatogenesis-associated protein 9 isoform X1, whose protein sequence is MPIKPVGWICGQVLKNFSGRSILEGIQKVIMDLMDEFKDEFPTILRLSQSNQKREPMQRTSKIRMAVALARINRGTLIQGLNTISRSSKSVAKLLHPQLACRLLELRNISHRLLREVNAPKQPLYNVQVRRGSLFEIISFPAKTALTSIICASYAALIYLTVCVNAVLEKVKKIFQEEESIRQKREESENLRKAFSEPVLSEPTFPEGEIKAKPYRSLPEKPDNIADCPKLPANKLNNKIQVLHSVFDQSAEMNE, encoded by the exons ATGCCAATCAAACCTGTTGGGTGGATATGTGGGCAGGTGTTGAAGAACTTTTCTGGAAGAAGTATAT tGGAGGGGATCCAGAAAGTCATCATGGACCTTATGGATGAGTTTAAAGATGAATTCCCTACCATCCTAAGATTATCACAGTCTAATCAG AAAAGAGAACCCATGCAGAGAACGTCCAAAATCAGAATGGCTGTCGCCTTAGCAAGGATCAACCGAGGAACATTGATTCAAGGATTAAACACCATATCCAGATCCTCCAAATCAGTGGCCAAACTTCTGCATCCCCAGCTTGCTTGTAGACTTCTAGAGTTAAGGAACATATCGCATCGTTTGCTGAGGGAAGTTAATGCACCAAAACAACCCCTCTATAACGTGCAG GTCAGAAGGGGTTCTttgtttgaaataatttcttttccgGCAAAGACTGCTTTAACTAGCATAATATGTGCTTCATATGCAGCACTAATTTATCTG actGTCTGTGTTAATGCTGTGTTGGAGAAGGTAAAGAAAATTTTCCAAGAAGAAGAATCCATAaggcaaaagagagaagagagtgaaaatCTTAGAAAAGCCTTTTCTGAGCCTGTGCTTTCTGAGCCTACCTTTCCTGAAGGTGAAATCAAAGCAAAACCTTACAGGTCATTACCAGAGAAACCAGACAATATTGCAGATTGCCCCAAACTTCCTGCTAATAAGTTGAATAATAAGATCCAGGTTTTACATTCTGTGTTTGACCAATCagctgaaatgaatgaatga
- the SPATA9 gene encoding spermatogenesis-associated protein 9 isoform X4 has product MEGIQKVIMDLMDEFKDEFPTILRLSQSNQKREPMQRTSKIRMAVALARINRGTLIQGLNTISRSSKSVAKLLHPQLACRLLELRNISHRLLREVNAPKQPLYNVQVRRGSLFEIISFPAKTALTSIICASYAALIYLTVCVNAVLEKVKKIFQEEESIRQKREESENLRKAFSEPVLSEPTFPEGEIKAKPYRSLPEKPDNIADCPKLPANKLNNKIQVLHSVFDQSAEMNE; this is encoded by the exons A tGGAGGGGATCCAGAAAGTCATCATGGACCTTATGGATGAGTTTAAAGATGAATTCCCTACCATCCTAAGATTATCACAGTCTAATCAG AAAAGAGAACCCATGCAGAGAACGTCCAAAATCAGAATGGCTGTCGCCTTAGCAAGGATCAACCGAGGAACATTGATTCAAGGATTAAACACCATATCCAGATCCTCCAAATCAGTGGCCAAACTTCTGCATCCCCAGCTTGCTTGTAGACTTCTAGAGTTAAGGAACATATCGCATCGTTTGCTGAGGGAAGTTAATGCACCAAAACAACCCCTCTATAACGTGCAG GTCAGAAGGGGTTCTttgtttgaaataatttcttttccgGCAAAGACTGCTTTAACTAGCATAATATGTGCTTCATATGCAGCACTAATTTATCTG actGTCTGTGTTAATGCTGTGTTGGAGAAGGTAAAGAAAATTTTCCAAGAAGAAGAATCCATAaggcaaaagagagaagagagtgaaaatCTTAGAAAAGCCTTTTCTGAGCCTGTGCTTTCTGAGCCTACCTTTCCTGAAGGTGAAATCAAAGCAAAACCTTACAGGTCATTACCAGAGAAACCAGACAATATTGCAGATTGCCCCAAACTTCCTGCTAATAAGTTGAATAATAAGATCCAGGTTTTACATTCTGTGTTTGACCAATCagctgaaatgaatgaatga
- the SPATA9 gene encoding spermatogenesis-associated protein 9 isoform X5 — MDLMDEFKDEFPTILRLSQSNQKREPMQRTSKIRMAVALARINRGTLIQGLNTISRSSKSVAKLLHPQLACRLLELRNISHRLLREVNAPKQPLYNVQVRRGSLFEIISFPAKTALTSIICASYAALIYLTVCVNAVLEKVKKIFQEEESIRQKREESENLRKAFSEPVLSEPTFPEGEIKAKPYRSLPEKPDNIADCPKLPANKLNNKIQVLHSVFDQSAEMNE, encoded by the exons ATGGACCTTATGGATGAGTTTAAAGATGAATTCCCTACCATCCTAAGATTATCACAGTCTAATCAG AAAAGAGAACCCATGCAGAGAACGTCCAAAATCAGAATGGCTGTCGCCTTAGCAAGGATCAACCGAGGAACATTGATTCAAGGATTAAACACCATATCCAGATCCTCCAAATCAGTGGCCAAACTTCTGCATCCCCAGCTTGCTTGTAGACTTCTAGAGTTAAGGAACATATCGCATCGTTTGCTGAGGGAAGTTAATGCACCAAAACAACCCCTCTATAACGTGCAG GTCAGAAGGGGTTCTttgtttgaaataatttcttttccgGCAAAGACTGCTTTAACTAGCATAATATGTGCTTCATATGCAGCACTAATTTATCTG actGTCTGTGTTAATGCTGTGTTGGAGAAGGTAAAGAAAATTTTCCAAGAAGAAGAATCCATAaggcaaaagagagaagagagtgaaaatCTTAGAAAAGCCTTTTCTGAGCCTGTGCTTTCTGAGCCTACCTTTCCTGAAGGTGAAATCAAAGCAAAACCTTACAGGTCATTACCAGAGAAACCAGACAATATTGCAGATTGCCCCAAACTTCCTGCTAATAAGTTGAATAATAAGATCCAGGTTTTACATTCTGTGTTTGACCAATCagctgaaatgaatgaatga
- the SPATA9 gene encoding spermatogenesis-associated protein 9 isoform X2: MPIKPVGWICGQVLKNFSGRMEGIQKVIMDLMDEFKDEFPTILRLSQSNQKREPMQRTSKIRMAVALARINRGTLIQGLNTISRSSKSVAKLLHPQLACRLLELRNISHRLLREVNAPKQPLYNVQVRRGSLFEIISFPAKTALTSIICASYAALIYLTVCVNAVLEKVKKIFQEEESIRQKREESENLRKAFSEPVLSEPTFPEGEIKAKPYRSLPEKPDNIADCPKLPANKLNNKIQVLHSVFDQSAEMNE, encoded by the exons ATGCCAATCAAACCTGTTGGGTGGATATGTGGGCAGGTGTTGAAGAACTTTTCTGGAAGAA tGGAGGGGATCCAGAAAGTCATCATGGACCTTATGGATGAGTTTAAAGATGAATTCCCTACCATCCTAAGATTATCACAGTCTAATCAG AAAAGAGAACCCATGCAGAGAACGTCCAAAATCAGAATGGCTGTCGCCTTAGCAAGGATCAACCGAGGAACATTGATTCAAGGATTAAACACCATATCCAGATCCTCCAAATCAGTGGCCAAACTTCTGCATCCCCAGCTTGCTTGTAGACTTCTAGAGTTAAGGAACATATCGCATCGTTTGCTGAGGGAAGTTAATGCACCAAAACAACCCCTCTATAACGTGCAG GTCAGAAGGGGTTCTttgtttgaaataatttcttttccgGCAAAGACTGCTTTAACTAGCATAATATGTGCTTCATATGCAGCACTAATTTATCTG actGTCTGTGTTAATGCTGTGTTGGAGAAGGTAAAGAAAATTTTCCAAGAAGAAGAATCCATAaggcaaaagagagaagagagtgaaaatCTTAGAAAAGCCTTTTCTGAGCCTGTGCTTTCTGAGCCTACCTTTCCTGAAGGTGAAATCAAAGCAAAACCTTACAGGTCATTACCAGAGAAACCAGACAATATTGCAGATTGCCCCAAACTTCCTGCTAATAAGTTGAATAATAAGATCCAGGTTTTACATTCTGTGTTTGACCAATCagctgaaatgaatgaatga
- the SPATA9 gene encoding spermatogenesis-associated protein 9 isoform X3: MWAVEGIQKVIMDLMDEFKDEFPTILRLSQSNQKREPMQRTSKIRMAVALARINRGTLIQGLNTISRSSKSVAKLLHPQLACRLLELRNISHRLLREVNAPKQPLYNVQVRRGSLFEIISFPAKTALTSIICASYAALIYLTVCVNAVLEKVKKIFQEEESIRQKREESENLRKAFSEPVLSEPTFPEGEIKAKPYRSLPEKPDNIADCPKLPANKLNNKIQVLHSVFDQSAEMNE, from the exons ATGTGGGCAG tGGAGGGGATCCAGAAAGTCATCATGGACCTTATGGATGAGTTTAAAGATGAATTCCCTACCATCCTAAGATTATCACAGTCTAATCAG AAAAGAGAACCCATGCAGAGAACGTCCAAAATCAGAATGGCTGTCGCCTTAGCAAGGATCAACCGAGGAACATTGATTCAAGGATTAAACACCATATCCAGATCCTCCAAATCAGTGGCCAAACTTCTGCATCCCCAGCTTGCTTGTAGACTTCTAGAGTTAAGGAACATATCGCATCGTTTGCTGAGGGAAGTTAATGCACCAAAACAACCCCTCTATAACGTGCAG GTCAGAAGGGGTTCTttgtttgaaataatttcttttccgGCAAAGACTGCTTTAACTAGCATAATATGTGCTTCATATGCAGCACTAATTTATCTG actGTCTGTGTTAATGCTGTGTTGGAGAAGGTAAAGAAAATTTTCCAAGAAGAAGAATCCATAaggcaaaagagagaagagagtgaaaatCTTAGAAAAGCCTTTTCTGAGCCTGTGCTTTCTGAGCCTACCTTTCCTGAAGGTGAAATCAAAGCAAAACCTTACAGGTCATTACCAGAGAAACCAGACAATATTGCAGATTGCCCCAAACTTCCTGCTAATAAGTTGAATAATAAGATCCAGGTTTTACATTCTGTGTTTGACCAATCagctgaaatgaatgaatga